A single window of Treponema primitia ZAS-1 DNA harbors:
- a CDS encoding M20 family metallopeptidase → MGQEITGLVKDAVKKHFPEAKALSDDLAAHPELSDQEFESSKKIVDILKKSGYQVEYPYLGYATAFRALLDNGEGPNIAIMVEYDALPDIGHGCGHNLHGSLSVLTGLALLELKNCFKGKIYVIGTPGEEVDGAKVGMSEKGAFDDMAVAMMMHSVGGGVSQPDMDALSLRCYDVEFSGRSAHAAAAPWEGRSALAAARKFLDLVDARRECFTPDIRFNGIISEGGKAPNIIPSYAKIRVEFRTASMAKLKNVDDMFVKCAKAAAMALDCEVSWHHGSSDFADMVRIRSLEDEMTAILKNLGETVSEVTPPLGSTDVGNVSYRCPAIQPLIAITKEPFALHTVELAAATLKPPAHEAMTRGAEALVTLALKVLNDADFRGKVHNEFVKCRDLKLGV, encoded by the coding sequence AAATTACGGGTCTTGTGAAAGATGCAGTGAAAAAGCATTTCCCCGAAGCAAAAGCCTTAAGCGACGATCTTGCCGCCCATCCGGAGTTGTCGGACCAGGAGTTTGAATCCAGCAAAAAAATCGTGGATATACTAAAAAAGTCCGGTTATCAGGTCGAATACCCCTATCTGGGATATGCCACGGCCTTCCGCGCCCTGCTTGATAACGGTGAGGGGCCCAATATCGCCATCATGGTCGAATACGATGCGCTGCCGGATATAGGGCATGGGTGCGGCCACAACCTGCACGGCTCCCTGTCTGTGCTGACCGGATTGGCCCTGCTGGAGCTTAAGAACTGCTTCAAGGGGAAGATCTACGTGATTGGTACCCCTGGCGAGGAAGTGGACGGGGCGAAGGTCGGGATGTCCGAGAAGGGTGCTTTTGACGATATGGCGGTGGCGATGATGATGCACAGTGTGGGCGGCGGGGTTTCCCAGCCGGATATGGACGCCCTGAGCCTCCGCTGTTACGATGTGGAGTTTTCAGGCCGCAGCGCCCATGCGGCGGCGGCGCCCTGGGAAGGACGGTCCGCCCTGGCTGCGGCGCGGAAGTTCCTCGATTTGGTTGACGCCCGCCGGGAGTGCTTTACCCCGGATATCCGCTTTAATGGGATTATTTCGGAGGGGGGAAAGGCGCCCAATATAATACCGTCCTATGCAAAGATACGGGTCGAATTTCGTACCGCTTCCATGGCAAAACTGAAAAACGTAGACGATATGTTCGTAAAGTGCGCCAAGGCGGCGGCCATGGCCCTGGACTGCGAGGTAAGCTGGCATCATGGGTCTTCGGATTTTGCCGATATGGTCCGGATACGCTCCCTGGAAGACGAAATGACCGCAATCCTGAAGAACCTGGGTGAAACCGTCTCGGAGGTGACACCGCCCCTGGGGTCCACCGACGTGGGCAATGTCAGTTACCGCTGTCCGGCAATTCAGCCTTTAATAGCCATCACCAAGGAGCCTTTCGCGCTCCATACGGTAGAGTTGGCCGCCGCGACCTTGAAGCCCCCGGCCCACGAAGCCATGACCCGGGGCGCGGAAGCCCTGGTTACCCTTGCCTTAAAGGTTCTGAATGATGCAGATTTTCGCGGTAAGGTTCATAACGAGTTCGTTAAATGCCGGGATCTAAAGCTCGGCGTATAA
- a CDS encoding YfcC family protein — translation MGNELEKKRFKLPHIFVLLTGIIIVAAILSWILPAGEFDRIQNAAGRTVVVPGTYHYIDRTPVGPFAAVMGIFNGLVNAADIVFFVFIAFASVGILIASGAFHGLIGGLLHVLKGNARLAIIPIFLAVLGLASSTIGVFEEALPFIPIFVGIAIGMGYDALVGLAIVAVGVGMGFSGAAMNPFTVGVAQSIAELPPLSGGLYRVICHLAMFVVASIYIIRYAIKVQKDPTKSLVYGEDFSKFTMDEKAIADHPFGIRQKLSLVAFFVTLGIFIWGVKVQGWYFGEIATTFLLMAVAISIIMGWSPNEFAGKIANGLGDICVACMMIGLARGIKVTLEQGHIIDTIVYGMSIPLTYLPKWLAGEAMLVVQTLLNFLIPSGSGQAATSMPIMAPLADLLGISRQVAVLAFQFGDGFSNILFPTAFAVVMAGIAGIKVTTWWKWLVPLFLLILLTQAVLIAIAIGIGW, via the coding sequence ATGGGAAATGAGTTAGAAAAAAAGCGGTTTAAGCTGCCCCACATTTTTGTCCTGCTTACGGGGATAATTATTGTTGCGGCAATTCTCTCGTGGATTTTGCCGGCGGGTGAATTTGACCGCATACAAAATGCGGCGGGGCGTACCGTTGTTGTTCCAGGTACCTATCACTATATTGACCGGACGCCGGTTGGGCCCTTCGCGGCGGTGATGGGTATTTTCAACGGTCTCGTAAATGCGGCGGACATTGTATTCTTTGTGTTCATCGCCTTCGCATCGGTCGGCATCTTGATCGCCTCAGGGGCCTTCCACGGCCTCATCGGAGGACTCCTCCATGTCCTCAAGGGAAATGCCCGGCTGGCGATTATCCCGATTTTCCTGGCCGTGCTGGGACTTGCGTCATCCACCATCGGGGTGTTTGAGGAAGCGCTGCCTTTTATCCCTATCTTCGTGGGCATTGCCATCGGTATGGGCTATGACGCACTGGTGGGTTTAGCGATTGTTGCGGTTGGTGTGGGCATGGGCTTTTCCGGCGCGGCGATGAACCCCTTTACCGTTGGCGTCGCCCAGAGCATCGCCGAACTCCCGCCTCTTTCCGGCGGCTTGTACCGGGTTATCTGTCATCTGGCGATGTTCGTGGTTGCCTCAATCTATATTATACGCTACGCCATTAAGGTACAGAAGGACCCCACCAAAAGCCTCGTGTACGGGGAAGACTTCAGCAAGTTTACCATGGACGAAAAGGCCATCGCCGATCATCCCTTCGGGATACGGCAGAAACTGTCCCTGGTGGCCTTCTTTGTAACCCTCGGGATCTTTATCTGGGGGGTCAAGGTGCAGGGCTGGTACTTTGGGGAAATTGCCACCACATTCCTGTTGATGGCCGTCGCCATTTCCATCATCATGGGCTGGAGCCCCAATGAGTTTGCCGGCAAAATCGCGAACGGACTCGGCGATATCTGCGTGGCCTGTATGATGATCGGCCTTGCCCGGGGTATTAAGGTTACTTTGGAACAGGGCCATATCATCGACACCATCGTGTACGGCATGTCCATCCCCCTTACCTATCTGCCCAAGTGGCTTGCCGGGGAAGCCATGCTGGTGGTTCAAACCCTGCTCAACTTCCTGATCCCCTCCGGTTCCGGACAGGCGGCAACCAGTATGCCCATCATGGCGCCCCTGGCTGACCTGCTCGGCATATCCCGGCAGGTGGCGGTACTCGCCTTCCAGTTCGGGGATGGGTTCTCCAATATCCTGTTTCCCACCGCATTCGCGGTAGTAATGGCAGGTATCGCGGGCATCAAGGTAACCACCTGGTGGAAGTGGCTGGTACCGCTTTTCCTCCTGATCCTCCTTACCCAGGCGGTGCTTATCGCCATTGCCATCGGGATCGGCTGGTAA
- a CDS encoding alpha/beta fold hydrolase — protein sequence MPSGSAGKPNSGKKEGGEAKSFPVFLTPPPPKKYNSFTYMYLNGIKINYFSAGQGEAVLFLHGWGSDFLSFKYFLDSISAYYRVFALDLPGFGQSAEPPAAWSLDDYADFVLTFMGEFKIDRVILIGHSFGGRISIKLAARKNLPVLIDKIVLVDSAGIRPKRTVKQTIRLFFYKGIKHCISIEFIRRRCPELLEKWRKKHGSPDYLNATPRMRECFVKVINEDLTPRLSEIPCSTLLIWGEQDYETPLKDGKIMERLIPDAGLVTLKNAGHYSFLDQGFTFLRVLDSFLNIKRTA from the coding sequence TTGCCATCGGGATCGGCTGGTAAGCCGAATAGTGGCAAGAAAGAGGGCGGGGAGGCTAAAAGCTTCCCCGTTTTCTTGACACCCCCGCCGCCAAAGAAGTACAATTCCTTCACTTATATGTATTTAAACGGTATTAAGATAAACTATTTCAGCGCCGGTCAGGGTGAAGCGGTGCTTTTCCTGCATGGGTGGGGGTCCGATTTTTTATCCTTTAAGTATTTTCTGGACAGTATTTCCGCGTATTACCGTGTTTTTGCCCTGGATTTGCCCGGGTTTGGGCAAAGCGCCGAACCTCCGGCAGCCTGGTCCTTGGATGATTATGCGGATTTTGTCCTTACCTTTATGGGGGAATTTAAAATTGACCGGGTGATACTGATTGGCCACTCCTTTGGCGGAAGGATCAGTATCAAGCTTGCGGCAAGGAAAAACCTGCCTGTCTTGATTGACAAAATCGTTCTTGTGGACAGTGCGGGTATACGCCCTAAAAGAACCGTAAAACAAACTATCAGATTGTTTTTCTACAAGGGCATAAAGCATTGTATCTCCATCGAATTCATCCGGCGGCGCTGCCCGGAGCTTTTGGAAAAATGGCGAAAAAAGCATGGTTCACCCGACTACCTAAACGCCACGCCGAGGATGCGCGAATGTTTCGTAAAGGTGATTAACGAGGATTTAACCCCCCGTCTCTCTGAAATACCCTGTTCTACCCTGCTAATATGGGGCGAACAGGATTACGAAACCCCCCTGAAGGATGGGAAAATAATGGAACGGCTCATTCCGGACGCAGGGCTTGTGACGCTTAAAAACGCCGGCCATTATTCTTTTCTGGATCAGGGTTTTACCTTTTTAAGGGTACTTGATTCTTTTCTGAACATTAAGAGGACCGCATGA